DNA from Lagenorhynchus albirostris chromosome 3, mLagAlb1.1, whole genome shotgun sequence:
ATCTCTCCCTCAGGAATATATTCCATACTGCAAACAGACATATTAAAATTTAGAGATTTCACTTCTGTCGTAGTAGCATGATCCCAAAGGCGAACAGTTTTGTCATCAGCTGAAAGGATCTGTTTATCCTCGCTGCACCATAGAGCCTTTTTAATACCAGAGGTATGACCACTGATTTCCTTAGGTTCTGCCTCAGGTTTGTTCAAGTCATATATGCATAACAGTTTATCCTGTCCCCCGGTTAACAAGTAATTAGTATCCTGCGTAAAATCCAGTCTTGACAATGTGTTTATGAGCCAGGGTCATCCATTCATCTCCTGAGACAGCATCCCACACTTTGGCTGTGAAATCTGCAGCTGCTGTAGCTGCTGTGGTGGCGTCCTTATTTAATGTTGAGTCCCAAACAGCACCCTCATGACCCCAAAATGTTCCAGTCCAGTCTCCTGTATCTCCCTGGCGTAGCATAGGTTTATCATCTTTGCAAGCACCGATTAGGCAAAAGCCGTAAGGCGTGATGCCACTGAAGGCCAAATCCACCACAGGCTGCGTGTGACGTGTGGCCCGCGCAGGTGCGTGGCCTCATTGCCACGGCGGCTGCGAGCCTTGCGAtccggcggggggaggggaggggagccgaAGGTGGTctggtcttttctctcctcttggcACCAACTCCTCgaggtgcccccccccccccaccgccccctgcCCTGACTCTGGGGTTGGGCCGGAAACGCGAAAAGGCCAGTCCGGTGGCCCCGAGGTCAGAAAGGGGTTAGGGATGGGTCAGGGAGTCTGCAACAGACAACTGATCCACTGCTGTCAAGGGAGGGAAAGGCGGGGGGGAACCGGAGAACTGGCAGCCGTGACCCGCACCATCCAGGGAAGCGTGTTAAAGACTCATCCCACGGCCTTTTAGTCCCCTTACTAGACAGGGTGGTAGGCCTGGCCCCGGCTAATTCCCGTGGATTCAGGAGGTGGCTGTTGGCTCGGATGAGACGCATCTCTACTCGTCTCTGCAGGCTGAGATCGCACCCACCCTCCTGGGCCAGCCTTAAGCCTTATCCACCTCTGTGAGCCCTCCCTGTTCTTGGGGAGTGGTGATGCGCTGAGATTTTCCCAAAGCCCTCCCTGACTGCGCTCTCCTGTCTCCATCCGGCTCTGTGCCATGCGGCTCCCTTGCTCCCTTCCCGCCTGGCTTGCCGGGCTCCAGGCCATGGCAGTGTCACTTGTGCCGTCTCCTGCAGGACCCAGCCCAGGGACTGGAACATAGTCAGGGCACAGCAGTTCCTGGGTGATGTGCTCAGCAGAGGCTGCGTCGCACTGTGGCAAAGTAACGGCTTTGTGCATCTCCAGCAGTCCTGGGTTCAAGTCTCGGCTTCACCACTTCCCaaatgtgtgactttgggcaagatgCCCTCTGGGTTTCAGTCGCCTCACTGAAAGATAATAAGCCCACTACTCAGTAGTGCCTGGTTCCCAGCGCCATCATGAGGACTAATTGAGCTCATCTCTGTAAAGCCCTTCAGATTATGCCTGGCATCTGTTAGGTGCTCAGTTATTATTCTTTACAGAGAAAAGCACCAGGATGTCAGGC
Protein-coding regions in this window:
- the LOC132517918 gene encoding LOW QUALITY PROTEIN: serine-threonine kinase receptor-associated protein-like (The sequence of the model RefSeq protein was modified relative to this genomic sequence to represent the inferred CDS: inserted 2 bases in 1 codon); translated protein: MRLIRANSHLLNPRELAGARPTTLSSHAPARATRHTQPVVDLAFSGITPYGFCLIGACKDDKPMLRQGDTGDWTGTFWGHEGAVWDSTLNKDATTAATAAADFTAKVWDAVSGDEWMTLAHKHIVKTXDFTQDTNYLLTGGQDKLLCIYDLNKPEAEPKEISGHTSGIKKALWCSEDKQILSADDKTVRLWDHATTTEVKSLNFNMSVCSMEYIPEGEILVITYGRSTAFHSAVSLDPIKSFEAPATINSASLHPEKEFLVAGGEDFKLYKYDYNSGEELESYKGHLGPIHRVRFSPDGQLDASGSEDGTLRLWQTVVGKTYGLWKYALPEEDRGELAEPRISFPETAEEELEEIASENSDAIYSATPEVKA